One part of the Hyalangium ruber genome encodes these proteins:
- a CDS encoding methyl-accepting chemotaxis protein: protein MTNDDQLIKDFARRGSTLFLKWVFAPALICAYLIAMVVGLASDDATQMVVVIMPIIIGVYGFVYPYVAIRTLSSRALRHRPGDAPGERLARILRLPWRASLFTTYVAWTLGGFSFALPVCLAYGKEPIRIFLGTAVAFCFGVVVSFPFGISLEKLCLPHAMEERKAHPTIELKGSGIFWPRQSWFLPYTFVASIIATLVLSSCVVVVKLIGVRGGLDQVQGMIKAGDPKSAEEVAKLSASLFVDLAYALPWVAVLVIVLPTITTYLLARRQALGATAVGSAITGLASGRISSPEWVSTDEIGDLASALNAVLSKLRQIPETLASSASRLVTAGNDLGEANNEQQQSLNQQAAAIQQTQVTSQEIKQTSQMTAERAEAMLRVARRAEDLGHEGEAAIEQSMQGLSTIQQFVDAMQVKLNRLAESATQIGEITEAVKDMADQSNLLAVNAAIEAARAGENGKGFAVLAREIRALADQSVKSTTRIRGILGEVIGAIRAAATMVEQGSRDIAGGLERMRASSDSLRELSRLSQENSAAMRQIVAAVNQQNAGISQIFSAIADLSQIMDATLRRLESTQQATETLQAVSTEVGQMASQFTVN, encoded by the coding sequence ATGACCAACGACGATCAGCTCATCAAAGATTTTGCCCGCCGCGGGAGCACGCTGTTCCTGAAGTGGGTGTTCGCCCCCGCGCTCATCTGCGCCTACCTCATCGCGATGGTGGTGGGCCTGGCGAGCGACGACGCCACGCAGATGGTGGTGGTCATCATGCCGATCATCATCGGCGTGTACGGCTTCGTGTATCCGTACGTGGCCATCCGGACGCTGAGCTCGCGCGCGCTGCGCCACCGGCCCGGAGACGCGCCGGGAGAGCGCCTGGCCCGAATCCTCCGGCTGCCGTGGCGCGCCAGCCTCTTCACCACCTATGTGGCGTGGACGCTGGGCGGCTTCAGCTTCGCCCTGCCGGTGTGCCTGGCGTACGGCAAGGAGCCGATCCGCATCTTCCTGGGCACGGCGGTGGCCTTCTGCTTCGGCGTGGTGGTGTCCTTCCCCTTCGGCATCAGCCTGGAGAAGCTCTGCCTGCCGCACGCGATGGAGGAGCGCAAGGCGCACCCCACCATCGAGCTCAAGGGCAGCGGCATCTTCTGGCCGCGCCAGTCCTGGTTCCTGCCCTACACGTTCGTCGCCTCCATCATCGCCACGCTGGTGCTCAGCAGCTGCGTGGTGGTGGTGAAGTTGATTGGCGTGCGCGGCGGCCTCGACCAGGTCCAGGGGATGATCAAGGCAGGCGACCCGAAGTCCGCCGAAGAGGTGGCCAAGCTGAGCGCCTCGCTGTTCGTGGACCTGGCCTACGCGCTGCCCTGGGTGGCGGTGCTCGTCATCGTCCTGCCGACCATCACCACGTACCTGCTGGCGCGCCGCCAGGCGCTGGGCGCCACGGCGGTGGGCAGCGCGATTACCGGCCTGGCCTCCGGGCGCATCTCCTCGCCGGAGTGGGTGTCCACGGACGAGATTGGGGACCTGGCGTCCGCGCTGAACGCGGTGCTCTCCAAGCTGCGGCAGATCCCCGAGACGCTGGCCTCGTCGGCCAGCCGGCTGGTGACGGCGGGCAATGACCTGGGCGAGGCGAACAACGAGCAGCAGCAGAGCCTCAACCAGCAGGCGGCTGCCATCCAGCAGACGCAGGTGACGTCGCAGGAGATCAAGCAGACCTCGCAGATGACGGCCGAGCGCGCCGAGGCGATGCTCCGGGTGGCGCGTCGCGCCGAGGACCTGGGCCACGAGGGCGAGGCCGCCATCGAGCAGAGCATGCAGGGCCTCTCCACGATTCAGCAGTTCGTGGACGCCATGCAGGTGAAGCTCAACCGCCTGGCCGAGAGCGCCACGCAGATCGGCGAAATCACCGAGGCCGTGAAGGACATGGCGGACCAGTCGAACCTGCTGGCCGTCAACGCCGCCATCGAGGCGGCGCGCGCGGGCGAGAACGGCAAGGGCTTCGCGGTGCTGGCGCGCGAGATTCGCGCCCTGGCCGACCAGTCGGTGAAGAGCACCACGCGCATCCGCGGCATCCTCGGCGAAGTCATCGGCGCCATCCGGGCGGCGGCCACCATGGTGGAGCAGGGCTCGCGCGACATCGCCGGCGGTCTGGAGCGCATGCGCGCCTCGTCCGACAGCCTGCGTGAGCTGTCGCGGCTGTCGCAGGAGAACTCGGCGGCGATGCGGCAGATCGTCGCGGCGGTGAACCAGCAGAACGCCGGTATCTCGCAGATCTTCAGCGCCATCGCGGACCTGTCGCAGATCATGGACGCGACGCTGCGCCGGCTCGAGTCGACGCAGCAGGCGACCGAGACGCTGCAGGCGGTGTCCACGGAAGTGGGCCAGATGGCCAGCCAGTTCACCGTGAACTGA
- a CDS encoding TenA family transcriptional regulator, which produces MSTVALDTAAPQKTQPLPLAKRSATEAPARRYNPPALATTPHPEWITAMVETVKTEWEAACWPRLFKETAEGKRPPLRVWQRMLTECFFIVENFPKYMGLSLAKTTYGKRPGDSSARRWLLQNMAVEAKHSEWWLDWAAGTGIDPEQLFNHTPMPEVMELHTYLMELCAKGTLAEGVAASNWAVEGVTGVWTHGVEKHFREYAAEGARIDGVSMMWLKAHARYDDAHPHEALEIIKAATNPLSEEPARVTEAARKSLELLAKVWEACYAAEIPEAG; this is translated from the coding sequence ATGTCGACCGTCGCCCTGGACACTGCGGCCCCCCAGAAGACCCAGCCCCTGCCCCTGGCGAAGCGCTCTGCCACCGAGGCCCCCGCGCGGCGTTACAACCCGCCGGCGCTGGCCACCACCCCGCACCCGGAGTGGATTACGGCGATGGTGGAGACGGTGAAGACCGAGTGGGAGGCGGCGTGCTGGCCGCGCCTGTTCAAGGAGACGGCCGAGGGCAAGCGCCCCCCCCTGCGCGTGTGGCAGCGGATGCTGACCGAGTGCTTCTTCATCGTGGAGAACTTCCCCAAGTACATGGGGCTGTCCCTGGCGAAGACCACCTACGGCAAGCGCCCGGGTGACTCCAGCGCCCGCCGCTGGCTGCTGCAGAACATGGCGGTGGAGGCCAAGCACTCCGAGTGGTGGCTGGACTGGGCGGCCGGTACGGGGATTGATCCGGAGCAGCTCTTCAACCACACGCCGATGCCGGAGGTGATGGAGCTGCACACCTACCTCATGGAGCTGTGCGCCAAGGGCACCCTGGCCGAGGGCGTGGCGGCTTCCAACTGGGCCGTCGAGGGCGTGACGGGCGTATGGACGCACGGCGTCGAGAAGCACTTCCGCGAGTACGCGGCCGAGGGCGCCCGCATCGACGGCGTGTCGATGATGTGGCTCAAGGCGCACGCCCGCTATGACGATGCGCACCCGCACGAGGCGCTGGAGATCATCAAGGCGGCCACCAACCCGCTGAGCGAGGAGCCGGCCCGGGTGACCGAGGCTGCTCGCAAGTCCCTCGAGCTGCTGGCCAAGGTGTGGGAGGCCTGCTACGCCGCCGAGATTCCCGAAGCGGGGTAG
- a CDS encoding NUDIX hydrolase translates to MRFTLSMPMTESDSSLAGLLARHVPTDAKEREDLERMRAFAARLSRPFSRAQPEAHFTGSAVVVDPTGNRVVLLHHGKLKRWLQPGGHADEADAGSMEATALREAQEETGCRVKLHPSAPRPLDVDIHTIPARKDEPEHLHLDVRYLVVAEDPEALAHDPAESFGAQWLEWGAALERADEPPLRRLLEKARSAFHPTSR, encoded by the coding sequence ATGCGATTTACCCTTTCCATGCCCATGACGGAGTCGGACTCCTCCCTGGCCGGGCTGCTGGCCCGCCACGTGCCCACGGATGCCAAGGAGCGCGAGGACCTGGAGCGCATGCGCGCCTTCGCCGCCCGGCTCTCGCGCCCCTTCTCCCGCGCCCAGCCCGAGGCCCACTTCACCGGCAGCGCCGTGGTGGTGGACCCCACGGGCAACCGCGTGGTGCTGCTCCACCATGGAAAGCTCAAGCGGTGGCTCCAGCCCGGAGGCCACGCGGACGAGGCGGACGCCGGCAGCATGGAGGCCACCGCCCTGCGCGAGGCCCAGGAGGAGACGGGGTGTCGGGTGAAGCTCCACCCTTCCGCACCTCGCCCGCTGGATGTCGACATTCACACCATTCCGGCGCGCAAGGACGAGCCCGAGCACCTCCACCTGGATGTGCGCTACCTCGTCGTCGCCGAGGACCCGGAGGCCCTGGCGCATGACCCGGCCGAGTCCTTTGGGGCGCAGTGGCTGGAGTGGGGCGCGGCGCTGGAACGTGCCGATGAACCGCCCCTGCGCAGGTTGCTAGAAAAAGCGCGTTCTGCTTTCCACCCGACGAGCCGTTGA
- a CDS encoding sigma-54-dependent transcriptional regulator, with amino-acid sequence MARILVIDDHDTLREGMTVTLTRSGHTVSAARSGADGLAAYKKAPFDLVVTDLKMDGMDGIAVTKALKALDATAVVMVVTAFGTIETAVQAMQEGAYDFITKPFPPDVLRAKVDKGLELSTARRQVEKLSARTAAHEADAALTHGSLVGDSEPMQKLLTQVRKAAASDATVLVRGESGTGKELVARMLHQLSPRKEGPFVVVHCAALAETLLESELFGHERGAFTGAVKRKLGRFELADGGTLFLDEIGEIPASVQTKLLRVLQEKEIQRVGGEETLKVDVRVVSATHRDLQAEVKAGRFREDLYYRLHIVPLNLPPLRERPEDIAALARHFVAKHSAKVNRRVKGMEDSALRALARHAWPGNVRELENVVEQSLVFAEGELLTEADLPSHLSTSAPRTDATGLPIPHGDRPLPDILEDIERQLIARAYEKAGGVKTETARLLGIKTSALYYKLEKYGFISKGERPPEEG; translated from the coding sequence ATGGCTCGCATCCTCGTCATCGATGACCACGACACCCTCCGCGAGGGGATGACCGTCACCCTCACGCGCTCGGGGCACACCGTGTCCGCGGCGCGCTCGGGGGCCGACGGGCTGGCGGCCTACAAGAAGGCGCCGTTCGACCTGGTCGTCACGGACCTGAAGATGGACGGGATGGACGGCATCGCGGTGACCAAGGCGCTCAAGGCGCTGGACGCGACGGCGGTGGTGATGGTGGTGACGGCCTTTGGCACCATCGAGACGGCGGTGCAGGCGATGCAGGAGGGGGCCTACGACTTCATCACCAAGCCCTTCCCGCCCGACGTGCTGCGGGCCAAGGTGGACAAGGGGCTGGAGCTGTCGACCGCGCGGCGGCAGGTGGAGAAGCTCTCGGCGCGCACGGCGGCGCACGAGGCGGACGCGGCGCTCACCCACGGCAGCCTGGTGGGCGACAGCGAGCCCATGCAGAAGCTGCTCACGCAGGTGCGCAAGGCGGCCGCCAGCGACGCCACGGTGCTGGTGCGCGGCGAGAGCGGCACCGGCAAGGAGCTGGTGGCCCGCATGCTCCACCAGCTCTCCCCGCGCAAGGAGGGCCCCTTCGTGGTGGTGCATTGCGCGGCCCTGGCGGAGACGCTGCTGGAGAGCGAGCTGTTCGGCCACGAGCGCGGGGCCTTCACCGGCGCGGTGAAGCGCAAGCTGGGCCGCTTCGAGCTGGCTGACGGCGGCACGCTCTTCCTCGATGAGATTGGAGAGATTCCGGCCTCGGTGCAGACCAAGCTGCTGCGCGTGCTCCAGGAGAAGGAGATTCAGCGCGTGGGCGGCGAGGAGACGCTCAAGGTGGACGTGCGCGTGGTGAGCGCCACCCACCGCGACTTGCAGGCCGAGGTGAAGGCGGGCCGCTTTCGAGAGGACCTCTACTACCGGCTGCACATCGTCCCGCTGAACCTGCCCCCGCTGCGCGAGCGGCCCGAGGACATCGCCGCCCTGGCGCGCCACTTCGTGGCCAAGCACTCCGCGAAGGTGAACCGGCGGGTGAAGGGGATGGAGGACAGCGCCCTGCGCGCCCTGGCCCGCCACGCCTGGCCGGGCAACGTGCGCGAGCTGGAGAACGTGGTGGAGCAGTCGCTCGTGTTCGCCGAGGGCGAGCTGCTCACCGAGGCGGACCTGCCCTCGCACCTGAGCACGAGCGCGCCGCGCACGGACGCCACCGGCCTGCCCATCCCCCACGGGGACCGTCCCCTGCCCGACATCCTCGAGGACATCGAGCGCCAGCTCATCGCCCGGGCCTATGAGAAGGCAGGCGGGGTGAAGACGGAGACGGCACGCCTGTTGGGCATCAAGACGTCCGCGCTGTACTACAAGCTGGAAAAGTACGGCTTCATCTCCAAGGGCGAGCGCCCCCCGGAGGAGGGTTGA
- a CDS encoding TetR family transcriptional regulator, producing MKRHLPSLLLCLLLGAPAWAASELEAVRAKAQVARSQVRTLRERQQALRLELNGVAGRIETLKAERQGKLTAGPELEQALRRSQELSGELTGLAQAVSGAEGESERSHLALYTTLSEELSRVRAAWDSATAREERNRLLSRMRELRTERDAVRSALPTSRVPALSRAEASDDPEDLLEQADALRDSEDKVRQRLTVLKARITEVREEKALERRMNDFLGEESMFDEQDRRLRLRLNASQDFEVDATPSPRRDPYLADDAEVGHIQNPPAAPGSDRPPEGGAPIGTPPGTSPPTLPTPSDPAPSTPSARASDTRPQVEALRAQQLATGDFDDLGSLEAEAKRLESLARELDSRASTLERKVRELE from the coding sequence ATGAAGCGCCACCTCCCCTCCTTGCTGCTGTGCCTGCTGCTCGGCGCCCCCGCGTGGGCGGCCTCCGAGCTGGAGGCGGTGCGCGCCAAGGCCCAGGTGGCACGCAGCCAGGTTCGCACCCTGCGCGAGCGCCAGCAGGCGTTGCGGCTGGAGCTCAACGGGGTGGCCGGGCGGATTGAAACCCTCAAGGCGGAGCGCCAGGGCAAGCTGACGGCGGGCCCGGAGCTGGAGCAGGCGCTGCGGCGCTCGCAGGAGCTGAGCGGCGAGCTGACGGGGCTGGCCCAGGCGGTGTCGGGCGCGGAGGGTGAGTCGGAGCGCTCGCACCTGGCGCTGTACACGACGCTGTCCGAGGAGCTCTCGCGGGTGCGCGCGGCGTGGGACTCGGCCACCGCGCGCGAGGAGCGGAACCGGCTGCTGTCGCGGATGCGCGAGCTGCGCACCGAGCGCGACGCGGTGCGCTCGGCGCTGCCCACCTCGCGGGTGCCGGCGCTGAGCCGGGCCGAGGCGAGCGATGACCCGGAGGACTTGCTGGAGCAGGCCGACGCGCTGCGCGACTCCGAGGACAAGGTGCGCCAGCGGCTCACCGTGCTCAAGGCCCGCATCACCGAGGTGCGCGAGGAGAAGGCGCTCGAGCGGCGGATGAACGACTTCCTCGGTGAGGAGTCGATGTTCGACGAGCAGGACCGGCGCCTGCGGCTGCGCCTCAACGCCAGCCAGGATTTCGAGGTGGACGCGACGCCCTCGCCCCGCCGCGATCCGTACCTCGCGGACGATGCCGAGGTGGGCCACATACAGAACCCTCCGGCTGCCCCTGGGTCGGATCGGCCACCCGAGGGGGGTGCGCCCATCGGGACGCCTCCGGGCACCTCCCCTCCGACCCTGCCCACCCCGTCGGATCCGGCACCCAGCACGCCCTCCGCCCGCGCGAGCGACACGCGGCCTCAGGTGGAGGCCCTGCGCGCACAGCAGCTCGCCACGGGGGACTTCGATGACCTGGGCTCGCTGGAGGCCGAGGCGAAGCGGCTGGAGTCCCTGGCACGCGAGCTGGATTCCCGCGCCAGCACGCTCGAGCGCAAGGTGCGCGAGCTGGAGTAG
- a CDS encoding serine/threonine protein kinase, protein MTRLRKLDPYWLRAGTEVGPWKVKAFHAGGSFGAVFRAVLVGREHRGLVALKVAWYPSDPRFQREVELLSRLRHGNVPQLMGHGEWKSEDGVAYPYLVMEWVEGLPLEEWAGRYNPSSQEACRVLAQVARALEATHAAGGLHRDVKGGNILVGRRAFLTDFGAGNYRDAQPLTHDGFPPGTDTYRSPEAWEFALHRPRNAMVSYQARPSDDVYALGVSAFHLVTNAYPPSIDVREDETGASRLVWTAPRPPRELNARVSPELAALIQRMVAEKPEDRPTAGELAELLEKAARNPSPGADRPLFAHLEQARADAAEWARGQEREPAWKFVCAVLGGALVAVAIWWALGHVREQVVRPSADHAPHPVGLGDTTRPASDSQEEVPSSHEKNLGLPVPEKPFKGQRRAPRCHPSVEVNINGGCWIEAPNVKPPCGDEIYEWKGRCYVPTLSPPRPPTSETP, encoded by the coding sequence ATGACGCGCTTGCGGAAGCTGGATCCGTACTGGCTGCGGGCGGGAACGGAGGTAGGGCCGTGGAAGGTGAAGGCCTTCCACGCCGGGGGCTCCTTCGGAGCGGTGTTCCGGGCGGTGCTGGTGGGGCGCGAGCATCGCGGGCTGGTGGCGCTCAAGGTGGCCTGGTACCCCTCGGATCCGCGCTTCCAGCGAGAGGTGGAGCTGCTCTCGCGTCTGCGCCACGGCAACGTGCCCCAGCTGATGGGCCATGGGGAGTGGAAGTCCGAGGACGGCGTGGCCTACCCCTATCTGGTCATGGAGTGGGTGGAGGGACTGCCGCTGGAGGAGTGGGCCGGAAGGTACAACCCCTCCTCCCAGGAGGCGTGCCGGGTGCTGGCGCAAGTGGCGCGGGCGCTGGAGGCGACACACGCGGCGGGCGGGCTGCACCGAGACGTCAAAGGCGGTAACATCCTGGTGGGGCGCCGCGCCTTCCTCACGGACTTTGGCGCTGGGAACTACAGGGACGCGCAGCCGCTGACCCACGATGGCTTCCCTCCCGGGACGGACACGTACCGCTCCCCCGAGGCGTGGGAGTTCGCGCTGCACCGGCCCCGCAACGCCATGGTCAGCTACCAGGCCCGTCCCTCCGATGATGTGTACGCCCTGGGAGTAAGCGCCTTTCACCTGGTGACGAACGCGTACCCGCCCTCGATAGACGTGCGCGAGGACGAGACAGGCGCGTCTCGCCTGGTGTGGACGGCGCCCCGACCGCCCCGGGAGCTCAACGCCCGTGTGTCTCCAGAACTCGCCGCGCTCATCCAGCGCATGGTGGCGGAGAAGCCCGAGGACCGCCCCACCGCGGGCGAGCTGGCCGAGTTGCTGGAGAAAGCCGCCAGGAATCCAAGTCCAGGAGCGGACCGCCCCCTCTTCGCGCACCTGGAGCAGGCGCGTGCCGACGCCGCCGAGTGGGCGCGCGGGCAAGAGCGTGAACCCGCCTGGAAGTTCGTGTGCGCGGTGCTCGGCGGAGCCCTCGTGGCGGTGGCCATCTGGTGGGCGCTGGGTCACGTGCGGGAACAGGTGGTCAGGCCCAGTGCAGACCATGCGCCCCATCCGGTAGGGCTCGGAGACACCACACGGCCTGCGAGCGACTCCCAGGAAGAGGTGCCTTCCAGCCACGAAAAAAACCTGGGGCTGCCCGTGCCCGAGAAGCCCTTCAAGGGCCAGCGGCGCGCGCCCCGGTGTCATCCATCCGTGGAGGTCAACATCAACGGAGGCTGCTGGATTGAAGCCCCCAATGTGAAACCCCCGTGCGGAGATGAGATCTACGAGTGGAAGGGGCGTTGCTACGTGCCTACCCTCTCCCCGCCACGGCCCCCAACCTCAGAGACGCCGTAG
- a CDS encoding DUF998 domain-containing protein, whose protein sequence is MAAKLAFTTGTLGALAILLLTVLGGAAFPNYSHLSQFISELGAREAPHGKLVSFAGFLPAGVLLCAFAFFASRALPRSPVTLLGLMGVAFFALGYGVAAFLPCEQACRPVEPSLSQAIHNLVGATGYFSGGVGLILLGTQARSWPEARHLWVLGVSGGVLSLVSLLFLSPAFPFVGLVQRVIETCMLLWIVACGVYLRRMAR, encoded by the coding sequence TTGGCTGCGAAGCTCGCCTTCACGACAGGAACGCTCGGAGCGCTCGCCATCCTCCTGCTGACGGTGCTGGGCGGCGCGGCCTTCCCGAACTACAGCCATCTCTCCCAGTTCATCAGTGAGCTGGGGGCGCGCGAGGCGCCACATGGGAAGCTCGTCAGCTTCGCTGGGTTCCTCCCTGCCGGCGTGTTGCTCTGCGCGTTTGCCTTCTTTGCGTCCAGGGCACTGCCCAGGTCTCCCGTGACGCTGTTGGGGTTGATGGGAGTCGCCTTCTTCGCGCTCGGCTACGGGGTCGCGGCCTTCCTCCCCTGTGAGCAGGCTTGTCGCCCGGTCGAGCCGAGTCTCTCGCAGGCGATTCACAACCTCGTGGGCGCAACGGGCTACTTCTCCGGAGGCGTTGGGCTGATCCTCCTCGGGACTCAAGCTCGGAGCTGGCCCGAAGCCCGGCACCTGTGGGTGCTCGGTGTGAGCGGCGGCGTTCTCTCTCTGGTCTCCCTTCTGTTCCTATCGCCCGCCTTCCCATTCGTGGGCCTGGTGCAGCGGGTGATCGAGACGTGCATGCTGCTGTGGATCGTGGCCTGTGGCGTCTACCTCAGGCGGATGGCGCGCTGA